The proteins below come from a single Paludibacter jiangxiensis genomic window:
- the feoB gene encoding ferrous iron transport protein B, producing the protein MTTTIKTTFLADLKTGEQGIITKVLGHGAFRKRITEMGFVKGKQVTVIKNAPLQDPVEYEIMGYKVSLRRSEARLVEIVAAEDENEPIGANFSGTLDSEEIIRSAREKSTTINVALVGNPNCGKTTLFNHASGSHERVGNYSGVTVDAKEATMKRDPYTFRIVDLPGTYSITEYSPEELYVRRHITEQMPDIVVNVVDASNLERNLFLTTQLIDMNVKVVIALNMYDELEKKGVAFDYRELGKMIGIPIVPTVASKGTGVDELFDKVIEVYEDREPDVRHIHINYGIEIENAIRQIQDEVWKSPEVTDKLSSRYVAIKLLETDRTMLSQLESCTNFDQIKSKAQSAIQLLEKEYGESSETIITDAKYGFIDGALKETYKEPKKDRRKSKRELDDLLTHKFWGFPIFFFFMWLMFQATFTLGGYPMEWIETGVSWLSDTVQNAMAEGPLRDLVVNGIIGGVGSVIVFLPNILILFFFISMMEDTGYMARASFIMDKLMHKIGLHGKSFIPLLMGFGCNVPAIMATRTLDNKKDRILTMLIIPFMSCSARLPVYLLLISAFFPGNKALMLFAIYIIGIVLAILMALVLKRFLFNKQEVPFVMELPPYRTPTMKNTSIHMWFKARQYLKKMSNVILLASIIIWALGYFPRDVKYSTNYDAKRQTIEANAGLTKAQKDASLKEVALQQQSEKQEKSYIGQLGHAIEPVISPLGYDWKMGVSLLTGLAAKEVVVSSMGVLYQADDESGTLKDKLIEQRHTSGPEIGQKVFTPLVAFGFMLFILIYFPCVAAVAAIKKEAGWKWAAFTIVYTTALAWLIACLTYQIGSLFV; encoded by the coding sequence AATGGGATTCGTGAAGGGAAAGCAGGTAACTGTTATAAAAAATGCTCCTTTGCAGGATCCGGTGGAATACGAGATTATGGGCTACAAAGTGTCGTTGCGGAGAAGCGAAGCACGCCTGGTGGAAATAGTGGCCGCTGAAGATGAAAACGAACCGATCGGTGCTAATTTTTCGGGGACGTTAGACAGCGAGGAGATTATTCGTTCTGCAAGAGAAAAAAGTACCACGATCAACGTGGCTTTAGTCGGAAATCCGAATTGTGGGAAAACGACGTTGTTTAATCACGCTTCGGGGTCGCACGAGCGGGTAGGGAACTACAGCGGAGTGACGGTAGATGCCAAAGAAGCAACGATGAAACGCGATCCTTATACCTTTCGTATTGTGGATCTTCCCGGAACCTATTCCATTACAGAATATTCCCCCGAGGAACTTTACGTCCGTCGTCACATTACGGAACAGATGCCCGATATTGTTGTCAATGTGGTAGATGCATCCAACCTGGAGCGTAACCTCTTCCTGACCACACAGCTCATTGATATGAACGTGAAGGTAGTGATTGCCCTCAATATGTACGACGAACTTGAAAAGAAAGGCGTGGCGTTTGATTACAGGGAGTTGGGTAAAATGATCGGTATTCCCATTGTTCCTACAGTGGCTTCAAAAGGAACAGGGGTGGATGAACTTTTCGATAAGGTAATTGAGGTGTACGAAGACCGCGAACCGGATGTACGTCACATTCACATTAACTACGGTATTGAAATTGAAAACGCGATCCGACAAATACAGGACGAAGTGTGGAAATCGCCAGAAGTAACGGATAAACTTTCATCACGTTACGTGGCTATTAAGTTGCTGGAGACCGATAGAACGATGCTTTCGCAACTGGAGTCCTGCACAAATTTCGATCAGATAAAAAGCAAAGCACAAAGTGCCATACAATTGCTTGAGAAAGAGTACGGCGAATCGTCAGAAACGATTATCACCGATGCAAAATATGGCTTTATCGACGGGGCGTTGAAGGAAACCTACAAAGAGCCGAAAAAAGACAGACGTAAAAGCAAACGAGAACTCGACGACCTGTTGACGCACAAATTCTGGGGTTTTCCGATCTTCTTTTTCTTTATGTGGCTGATGTTTCAGGCCACGTTCACTCTAGGCGGCTATCCTATGGAGTGGATCGAAACGGGAGTGTCGTGGTTGAGCGATACTGTGCAAAATGCCATGGCAGAAGGTCCGTTACGCGATTTGGTGGTGAACGGAATTATCGGCGGGGTGGGCAGTGTAATTGTTTTTCTGCCGAACATTCTGATTCTGTTTTTCTTTATTTCAATGATGGAAGATACCGGTTATATGGCGCGTGCCTCGTTTATTATGGACAAGCTGATGCACAAAATCGGACTTCACGGCAAGTCGTTTATTCCTTTGTTGATGGGTTTTGGGTGCAATGTACCTGCTATTATGGCAACCCGTACGCTCGATAATAAAAAGGATAGAATCCTCACCATGCTTATTATTCCGTTTATGTCGTGCAGTGCCCGGCTTCCGGTTTATTTGCTGTTGATTTCGGCATTCTTTCCGGGTAACAAAGCGTTGATGTTGTTTGCCATTTACATTATCGGTATTGTGTTAGCGATATTGATGGCATTGGTACTGAAGCGTTTTCTGTTCAATAAACAGGAAGTACCTTTCGTAATGGAATTGCCGCCTTACCGAACTCCGACAATGAAAAATACATCGATTCACATGTGGTTCAAGGCGCGTCAATACCTGAAAAAAATGTCGAATGTGATTTTGCTGGCCTCCATCATTATTTGGGCTTTGGGCTATTTTCCCCGCGATGTGAAGTATAGCACCAATTATGATGCCAAACGTCAGACGATTGAGGCAAACGCGGGATTAACCAAGGCTCAGAAGGATGCAAGTCTGAAGGAAGTTGCCCTGCAACAGCAATCCGAAAAGCAGGAGAAATCATATATCGGGCAATTGGGTCATGCCATCGAACCGGTAATTTCTCCTTTGGGATACGACTGGAAAATGGGAGTGAGCCTTCTGACCGGACTGGCAGCCAAAGAAGTGGTTGTAAGTTCCATGGGAGTGCTTTATCAGGCTGATGACGAATCGGGAACGCTGAAAGATAAATTGATAGAACAGCGTCATACATCGGGCCCGGAAATCGGACAAAAGGTGTTTACACCTCTGGTGGCTTTCGGATTCATGCTCTTCATTTTGATATATTTCCCTTGTGTGGCTGCTGTTGCGGCCATAAAAAAAGAGGCTGGTTGGAAGTGGGCTGCATTTACTATTGTCTACACAACGGCGCTTGCCTGGCTTATTGCCTGCTTAACTTACCAAATAGGAAGTCTCTTTGTTTAA
- a CDS encoding cation transporter produces MNEKKLYQYAFGLALFTIVYNVLEAVFALYFGAEDESLSLFGFGIDSLIEVISGLGIAHMVIRIRQNPGSNRDNFERTALRITGISFYLFTAGLILSAIVTFVEGHKPETTFWGIVISLISIAFMWALIWGKTYVGKRLHSEAILADAACSRTCVYMSLVLLASSGIYALTQWPFIDGVGALGLAVFSFTEGRECFEKAKSNQLCGCGCSCKD; encoded by the coding sequence ATGAACGAAAAAAAACTATATCAATACGCTTTCGGTCTGGCATTGTTTACCATTGTCTATAATGTACTGGAAGCTGTATTTGCCCTTTATTTCGGTGCCGAGGACGAAAGTCTTTCACTATTTGGTTTTGGTATCGACAGTTTAATAGAAGTCATTTCAGGGCTGGGAATTGCCCATATGGTGATTCGCATACGGCAGAACCCCGGTAGCAACCGCGATAACTTTGAAAGGACAGCATTGCGCATCACCGGGATTTCATTTTATCTGTTTACTGCTGGTCTGATATTGAGTGCCATTGTTACTTTTGTTGAAGGTCATAAGCCGGAAACAACGTTCTGGGGAATTGTAATTTCTCTTATTTCAATTGCCTTTATGTGGGCGTTGATTTGGGGTAAAACCTACGTGGGCAAACGACTCCATTCTGAAGCTATTCTGGCAGACGCCGCCTGTTCCAGAACCTGCGTTTATATGTCGCTGGTTCTACTGGCAAGCAGTGGTATTTATGCCCTCACTCAATGGCCTTTTATTGACGGTGTAGGTGCCTTGGGATTGGCAGTATTTTCGTTTACAGAAGGACGGGAATGTTTTGAAAAAGCAAAGAGCAACCAACTTTGCGGGTGTGGTTGCTCTTGTAAAGATTGA
- a CDS encoding FeoB-associated Cys-rich membrane protein, whose amino-acid sequence MLQEIIVYIILLIAAGFAVRAIVKRFGRKSSPCDGCSGCDLKNTVSKGNKPPCGCS is encoded by the coding sequence ATGTTACAGGAAATTATTGTTTATATCATATTGCTCATCGCTGCCGGCTTCGCTGTCAGGGCGATTGTCAAACGTTTCGGACGTAAAAGCTCTCCCTGCGACGGATGCAGTGGATGCGATCTGAAAAATACGGTTAGCAAAGGCAATAAACCGCCGTGCGGATGTTCGTAA
- a CDS encoding alpha/beta hydrolase family protein: MKTRILSLVLLLFSISAFAQQITGDWYGALKVQAAMQLRIVFHISQNGDKYSATLDSPDQGAKGIPVSSTLFANSKLDISMPNLMAEYNGELRGGDSIIGTFKQRGMAMPLNLTRRAIEKQAIKRPQEPVPPFPYYSEEVTFPNPSAGITLAGTLTLPKKEGKFPVVVLITGSGSQNRDEEIFGHKPFLVIADYLTRNGIGVLRYDDRGFGKSTGDFQKAITTDFASDVESAVAYLKSRKDIDQKKIGLIGHSEGGNIAPIVASKSKDIRFIVILAGTGLRGDQLIVLQQELIGRANGAPEQELAAWKEAGEKGMDIMDHTTDPKALKQKLAQLLTETYLKLKKDTSQADIKAQISMQVEQMTTPWMRYFLKYDPLPTLSKVKYPVLVLNGEKDLQVPAKENIPLIEKALKQGGNKQVVIKVFPNLNHMFQECKTGAPAEYGSIEQTIAPVVLETTTNWIKQIVK, translated from the coding sequence ATGAAAACACGAATTCTTTCTCTGGTGCTCTTGCTATTTTCCATTAGTGCTTTTGCCCAACAAATTACCGGTGATTGGTACGGAGCATTAAAAGTTCAGGCCGCGATGCAATTGCGGATTGTTTTTCATATCTCTCAAAACGGCGATAAATACAGTGCTACGCTGGACAGCCCCGATCAGGGGGCTAAAGGAATACCTGTCAGCAGCACCTTATTTGCCAACTCGAAACTGGACATCTCCATGCCCAACCTGATGGCGGAATACAACGGAGAGTTACGGGGCGGCGATTCTATTATAGGCACTTTCAAGCAACGGGGAATGGCAATGCCATTGAATCTTACCCGCCGTGCTATCGAAAAACAAGCGATCAAACGTCCACAGGAACCAGTGCCACCTTTTCCATACTATTCCGAAGAGGTAACCTTTCCCAATCCATCTGCTGGCATTACCCTTGCAGGCACATTGACTTTGCCTAAAAAAGAGGGTAAATTTCCCGTTGTGGTTCTTATTACCGGCAGCGGATCGCAAAACCGGGATGAAGAAATATTCGGGCACAAACCGTTTCTGGTAATTGCCGATTATCTGACTCGAAATGGCATTGGAGTATTGCGCTATGACGACCGTGGCTTCGGCAAATCGACGGGAGATTTTCAAAAAGCAATTACCACCGATTTTGCCTCGGATGTAGAAAGTGCAGTCGCATATCTGAAGAGCCGGAAAGATATTGATCAAAAGAAGATTGGCCTGATAGGACACAGCGAAGGAGGAAACATTGCGCCGATAGTAGCCTCCAAATCCAAAGATATACGCTTTATTGTGATTCTGGCAGGAACTGGGTTGAGGGGAGACCAGTTGATAGTGCTGCAACAGGAATTGATCGGTCGTGCGAACGGAGCCCCCGAACAAGAACTTGCCGCGTGGAAAGAGGCTGGTGAAAAAGGAATGGACATCATGGACCACACCACCGATCCCAAAGCGTTGAAGCAAAAACTCGCTCAACTGCTTACCGAGACCTACCTGAAACTAAAGAAAGATACTTCTCAGGCAGACATAAAGGCTCAGATATCTATGCAGGTTGAACAGATGACCACCCCATGGATGAGATACTTTCTGAAGTATGATCCGCTACCAACATTATCAAAGGTAAAATACCCGGTACTGGTTCTGAATGGAGAAAAGGATTTACAAGTTCCTGCCAAGGAAAATATTCCGCTCATTGAGAAAGCGCTGAAACAAGGAGGCAACAAGCAGGTTGTAATCAAAGTATTTCCAAACCTGAACCACATGTTTCAGGAGTGTAAAACCGGTGCTCCCGCAGAGTATGGTTCAATTGAACAAACCATTGCACCTGTTGTTTTGGAAACCACCACCAACTGGATAAAGCAGATCGTCAAATAG
- a CDS encoding DUF72 domain-containing protein — protein sequence MTAISNCGELFVGTSGWSYQHWSGCFYPSEVQPAQYLEYYITQFDCVELNASFYHLPFKATVAGWMRRTPESFRFCTKMSRFITHQKRLVNCDQALENYFQTFDCLKPKLGPVLVQLPPNFHYDKELSIHFADLLRNRHPDYHFAVEIRDGSWLNDDFFDLLSRYSLGFVISDAGGKFPFAEIVTSDFVYIRFHGREQLYASDYTMSDLVFYAEKIRCWLNEGKDVWAFFNNDYGGFAPKNALKIRELVYLQ from the coding sequence ATGACTGCAATTTCCAACTGTGGAGAGCTATTTGTAGGCACATCCGGCTGGAGCTATCAGCACTGGTCCGGATGCTTTTATCCTTCAGAAGTACAACCAGCCCAATATCTCGAGTATTATATTACTCAATTCGATTGTGTTGAACTGAATGCCAGCTTTTATCATCTTCCGTTCAAAGCAACAGTAGCCGGATGGATGCGCCGTACACCGGAGTCATTCCGCTTTTGCACCAAAATGAGCCGTTTCATTACACATCAAAAACGTCTGGTGAATTGCGATCAAGCACTTGAAAACTATTTTCAGACCTTTGACTGTTTGAAGCCAAAATTAGGTCCTGTTTTGGTACAATTACCTCCTAATTTCCATTACGACAAGGAACTATCTATTCATTTTGCCGACTTACTTAGGAACAGACATCCGGATTATCATTTTGCGGTGGAAATCCGCGATGGATCGTGGCTTAACGATGATTTTTTTGACTTATTGAGCCGTTATTCCCTTGGCTTCGTCATCTCAGATGCCGGAGGTAAATTTCCATTCGCAGAAATTGTCACTTCTGACTTTGTCTACATACGCTTTCACGGCCGCGAGCAATTGTACGCATCTGATTATACCATGTCGGATTTGGTATTCTATGCTGAAAAGATTCGTTGCTGGTTAAACGAAGGCAAGGATGTATGGGCTTTTTTCAACAACGACTACGGAGGTTTTGCTCCGAAAAATGCACTAAAAATAAGAGAATTAGTATATTTGCAATAA
- a CDS encoding TPM domain-containing protein, producing MKYIPILSYLFIFCLPGKSQQVIDNASLFSNQEKSIIVSRLQGLKEKSSVSMLIYTLKDLKGKTAAEYGLDLENKFHTT from the coding sequence ATGAAATACATACCAATTCTTTCATATTTGTTCATTTTTTGCTTGCCGGGCAAAAGCCAGCAGGTGATTGATAATGCCTCGCTGTTTTCCAATCAGGAAAAATCAATAATAGTCTCCCGATTGCAAGGCTTAAAAGAGAAGAGTTCCGTTTCGATGCTTATTTACACATTAAAAGATTTGAAAGGCAAAACAGCTGCTGAATACGGGCTTGATTTGGAGAACAAATTTCATACAACTTAG
- a CDS encoding TetR/AcrR family transcriptional regulator, with the protein MINDQLSKEEQLRKEIISTAQKLFQQYGLHKTTMEDIARAMGKGKSTLYYYYKSKEEIFDAVLRTEMNEVYHLSKEAVHQAESASDKLKAFFSLSFQIAKSKVNLYKIVTEEMAIQDLSRTHHVVKELNAKSVAMVEDIFIAGFVSGEFCDELRSQAHLLAYSMVSAMRSLVLDMAIDDQIPDWDTRLNVLLEFLIKALRK; encoded by the coding sequence ATGATAAACGATCAGCTATCTAAAGAAGAACAACTCCGAAAAGAGATAATTTCAACTGCTCAGAAATTATTTCAACAGTATGGACTCCATAAAACAACAATGGAGGATATTGCTCGTGCAATGGGCAAAGGGAAGAGTACGCTTTACTACTATTATAAGAGTAAAGAGGAAATTTTCGATGCTGTGCTTCGTACTGAAATGAACGAAGTTTATCATCTGTCAAAGGAAGCTGTACATCAAGCAGAATCGGCTTCTGATAAGCTAAAGGCTTTTTTCTCACTTTCTTTCCAGATAGCAAAAAGTAAAGTCAACCTTTATAAGATTGTTACTGAAGAGATGGCTATTCAGGATTTGTCGCGAACACATCATGTGGTGAAGGAACTGAATGCAAAATCAGTAGCAATGGTGGAAGATATTTTTATTGCAGGATTTGTATCGGGTGAATTTTGCGACGAACTTCGCAGCCAGGCACATCTTCTTGCATATTCAATGGTAAGTGCTATGCGTAGTCTGGTGTTGGATATGGCGATAGATGACCAAATACCTGACTGGGATACCCGGTTAAATGTTTTACTTGAATTCCTGATTAAGGCATTACGCAAATAA